The Emcibacter nanhaiensis genome contains the following window.
CCGACCTGAAACTGCCGCCCAAGGCGGTTCGCGAACAGATCGCCGGCGCCGTGGACCTGATCGTACAGATTTCCCGTATGCGTGACGGGGGCCGCCGCACCTGCGCCGTGACAGAGGTCGTGGGCATGGAAGGCGACATCATCACCACCCAGGACCTGTTCCTTTATGAATTTACCGGAGAGGATGCGGACGGAAAACTGATAGGCAACTTCAAGTCTACAGGCGTCCGTCCGCATTTTACCGAGAAAGCCGAATATTATGGCTTGCACCGGGCTCTCCTGGAAGCGTTATAGGATGGAACCATGACAGTAGATAACCCAACCATCGTAATGATCGGCATATTTACCGGGGTCTTTCTTGTCCTGGCGACCATTGCCCTTGCCGCCGGTCTGCTTGGCAACAAGCAAAAGGTCATCCAGGGTCGCCTGCGCAAGGCCATTGGCCGACACCAGAAAAAGGGCCTGGGTTCGGAAAACGGGGCAAAAAAATCCCTGTTCATCAAACAGGAAAAATCCTTTTTCGACCAGTTTGTGCCGCGTCCCGATGAACTGCGCAAGCGCCTGCGGAGAACCGGTTTTTCCATCCAGTTCAAACACTATATCCTGGCCAGCTTCGGCGTAGCCGTGGTCGTCAGCGTTTTGGTAAAATTATTCGGCGGGCTCAGCGCCGCACCGAGTATTATGGTCGGCCTTGCCGCCGGTCTGGCGATCCCGCATCTGGTGATCTCCTCCATGATCAAAAAACGCCTGACCAAATTTACCACCCAGTTTCCCGAAGCCATCGACCTGATCGTCAGGGGCCTGAAAGCCGGTCTCCCGGTGACGGAGTCCATCGGCAGCGTGGGCCGGGAAATGGATGATCCCATCGCCGTTGAATTTACCAAAATCATCGACGATATCCGCCTCGGCAAAACCCTGGATGAAGCGCTGTGGAAAGCCGCTGACCGCCTGGACACGCCGGAGTTCAAATTCTTTGTCATCAGCCTGTCCGTGCAGCAGGAAACCGGGGGCAACCTGGCGGAAACGCTGGAAAACCTGTCCATCATCCTGCGCGGCCGCAGCCAGCTGAAACTGAAGGTGAAAGCGATGTCGTCCGAAGGTAAGGCCAGTGCCTATATCATCGGCTCCCTGCCGTTCATCATGTGCGGCATTCTGACCATGCTGAACTATGACTATATGTCCGTCCTGTTTACCGACCCGCGCGGCCAGGTTGCCATGGTTGGCGGCCTGATCTGGATGGGAATCGGCATGTTCATCATTTCCAAACTGATTAATTTCGAGGTGTGACCATGGAACAACTTCTGCCCGCAGGGATCACCATAGAAGACATCATCACTGCTTTCGCAGGCTTATCCGCCTTTATGGTGGTCATGGCCATCTGGAGCACCGGCATCGTCAAGGATTCCATGCACGGTCGCCTCAAGGCGCTGCAGGACAGACGCTCCGACCTGAAACGCGGCTATGTGGCCCCGGT
Protein-coding sequences here:
- a CDS encoding type II secretion system F family protein; the protein is MTVDNPTIVMIGIFTGVFLVLATIALAAGLLGNKQKVIQGRLRKAIGRHQKKGLGSENGAKKSLFIKQEKSFFDQFVPRPDELRKRLRRTGFSIQFKHYILASFGVAVVVSVLVKLFGGLSAAPSIMVGLAAGLAIPHLVISSMIKKRLTKFTTQFPEAIDLIVRGLKAGLPVTESIGSVGREMDDPIAVEFTKIIDDIRLGKTLDEALWKAADRLDTPEFKFFVISLSVQQETGGNLAETLENLSIILRGRSQLKLKVKAMSSEGKASAYIIGSLPFIMCGILTMLNYDYMSVLFTDPRGQVAMVGGLIWMGIGMFIISKLINFEV